A DNA window from Camelina sativa cultivar DH55 chromosome 17, Cs, whole genome shotgun sequence contains the following coding sequences:
- the LOC104757616 gene encoding glycine cleavage system H protein 3, mitochondrial-like, with amino-acid sequence MALRMWASSTANALKLSSTVSKSHLSPAFSISRCFSSVLEGLKYANSHEWVKHEGSVATVGITDHAQGHLGEVVFAELPELNSSVSKEKNFGAVESVKATSEILSPISGEVIEVNTKLTESPGLINTSPYEEGWMIKVKPSNPAELETLMGPKEYTKFCEDEDAAH; translated from the exons ATGGCATTGAGAATGTGGGCTTCCTCTACAGCAAATGCTCTCAAGCTCTCTTCTACTGTCTCCAAATCTCATCTCTCTCCAGCTTTCTCCATCTCCAGATGCTTCTCCTcag TGTTGGAAGGGCTTAAGTATGCAAATTCACATGAGTGGGTAAAACATGAAGGCTCAGTTGCTACAGTTGGTATCACTGACCATGCCCAg GGACATTTAGGAGAAGTTGTGTTTGCGGAGCTGCCAGAATTAAACAGTTCAGtgagcaaagaaaaaaactttggaGCTGTTGAGAGTGTTAAGGCCACTAGTGAGATACTCTCCCCAATCTCTGGTGAAGTCATTGAGGTTAACACAAAGCTCACAGAGTCACCTGGTTTG ATCAACACAAGCCCTTATGAAGAAGGTTGGATGATAAAGGTGAAACCAAGCAACCCTGCGGAGTTAGAAACCTTGATGGGTCCAAAGGAATACACCAAGTTCTGCGAAGACGAAGACGCTGCTCACTAG
- the LOC104757615 gene encoding uncharacterized protein LOC104757615: MEQPRDKTSQEQARESLIEISYTSPEEEEYIITSSDVKPVISSTTTNGATKGGSTDDADKLRAELISISYDESPSPSPDVDVAVSPTLPNGFCRG, encoded by the coding sequence ATGGAACAACCGCGTGACAAGACTTCTCAAGAACAAGCCCGTGAATCTCTCATCGAAATCTCTTACACTTCACCTGAGGAAGAGGAGTATATAATAACGTCCTCAGATGTGAAACCTGTCATCAGTAGTACTACCACAAACGGAGCCACAAAAGGAGGAAGCACCGATGATGCGGACAAGCTTAGAGCTGAGCTGATTTCCATTTCTTATGACGAGTCACCTTCACCTTCACCGGATGTGGATGTAGCTGTTTCGCCTACCCTGCCCAACGGTTTCTGTCGTGGATAG
- the LOC104759625 gene encoding uncharacterized protein LOC104759625, protein MWQVLSGCVSVSANLSRRGISYEVGCTRCGAEVETINHAIFRCPPARQVWALAHVPVGPLHFPTDSVYANVDHFLGSTNLGSQVQIFPWLMWYIWKARNARVFENQMDRPDEIVRLAQGEANSWLQAQVDDEVEEVPSHPIVPSIRSCGRPASLPGVYPGYRCFVDGSWKKTDVYAGAGWVCTSSQGLSPILGATNYQRSLSPLHAEIEAFIWAMRCMIGHDFRYVAFFSDCSDLVEMVSSPHDWPAFATYLEGIKLDREEFSSFSLSYISRNANVKADSLARQARLSPLHVLFVNNFPPNWLT, encoded by the coding sequence atgtggcaagttttgTCGGGATGTGTCTCCGTCTCGGCTAATTTGAGTAGACGGGGTATTAGTTATGAGGTTGGTTGTACACGGTGTGGGGCGGAAGTGGAAACCATTAATCATGCTATTTTTAGGTGCCCACCGGCTCGTCAGGTCTGGGCTCTGGCCCATGTTCCTGTTGGGCCTCTCCACTTTCCGACAGATTCAGTCTATGCTAATGTTGACCATTTTTTGGGTTCTACAAACCTGGGATCACAGGTACAGATTTTTCcttggcttatgtggtatatctggaaagctCGGAATGCCCGAGTCTTTGAAAATCAAATGGATCGACCTGATGAGATTGTGCGTCTCGCGCAAGGAGAAGCGAACTCCTGGCTACAGGCACAGGTGGACGACGAGGTTGAGGAGGTTCCCTCCCACCCAATAGTCCCATCTATTCGGTCGTGCGGACGTCCCGCTTCCCTCCCGGGGGTTTACCCGGGTTATCGGTGTtttgttgatggttcttggaaaaaGACAGACGTTTATGCAGGAGCAGGATGGGTTTGTACTTCTTCTCAGGGACTGTCCCCTATTTTAGGCGCTACTAACTACCAGCGTAGTCTATCTCCATTACATGCCGAGATTGAAGCTTTCATCTGGGCGATGCGGTGTATGATTGGCCATGACTTCCGATATGTGGCTTTCTTTTCAGACTGTTCGGACTTGGTGGAGATGGTGTCTTCCCCACACGACTGGCCGGCCTTTGCAACCTACTTGGAGGGTATTAAGTTGGATCgagaggagttttcttctttttctttatcttataTTTCTCGTAATGCTAATGTTAAAGCGGactctttggcacgccaagcgcgccTATCTCCgcttcatgttttgtttgtaaacaactttccgCCAAATTGGCTCACTtga